The proteins below come from a single Vidua macroura isolate BioBank_ID:100142 chromosome 17, ASM2450914v1, whole genome shotgun sequence genomic window:
- the LOC128816080 gene encoding ammonium transporter Rh type A-like — protein MAVSPSTYPRRLLPLFLGLFQGALLLFFALFVTYDEPSAQAEETNLVANQVYSTFPFFQDIQVMLVVGLGLLLTFLPRYGFSALTHNFLLLNFSMQWALVLQGLLHHFHHGQIHLDLHKLLISEFAAVTVLISVGAILGRASPCQLLIVATCEIPTYLASEWVIVTCLGVLDVGGTITIHVFSCYFGLGVSKALFRAMQQPLHPKETPTTSSDLMSLVGTLILWVFWPSFVAVLCQPGDAQHRAILNILLAMSASAVTTVVASSLLERDGKLSPGHLQNGSLAGGVAIGVVADMAMPPVAALALGSLSAVVCVLGFRFLTPLLGRKLTLHDQCGIHNLHGLPGILGAAASVVAVLVASKDTSGSQPSQLSPALCQAAGLAVAIGASLLAGLLTGAALRLPCLARPPERLCFDDSLYFKIQDQAESPGPDSSAEEGALALKEQV, from the exons ATGGCTGTGTCACCCTCCACCTACCCCCGCCGCCTCCTGCCCCTCTTCCTGGGGCTTTTCCAGGGCGCCCTGCTCCTCTTCTTTGCCCTCTTCGTCACCTACGATGAGCCCTCGGCGCAAGCAGAGGAAACCAACTTGGTGGCCAACCAGGTCTACAGcacctttcctttcttccaggaCATCCAGGTGATGctggtggtggggctgggaCTCCTGCTGACCTTCCTGCCCCGCTACGGGTTCAGCGCCCTCACCCACAACTTCCTCCTGCTCAACTTCTCCATGCAGTGGGCGCTGGTGCTGCAGGGCCTGCTCCACCACTTCCACCATGGCCAGATCCACCTGGACCTCCACAAACTCCTCATCTCTGAGTTCGCTGCTGTGACAGTGCTCATCTCTGTGGGGGCCATCCTGGGGAgggccagcccctgccagctgcTCATCGTGGCCACCTGTGAGATCCCCACCTACCTCGCCAGCGAGTGGGTCATTGTCACCTGTCTGGGCGTTCTGGATGTGGGCGGCACCATCACGATCCACGTCTTCTCCTGCTATTTTGGCCTTGGTGTGTCCAAGGCTCTGTTCAGGGCAatgcagcagccactgcaccCCAAGGAGACCCCAACAACCAGCTCTGACCTCATGTCATTGGTGGGGACACTCATCCTCTGGGTTTTCTGGCCCAGCTTCGTGGCTGTCCTCTGCCAACCGGGCGATGCCCAGCACCGCGCCATCCTAAACATCCTCCTGGCCATGAGTGCCAGTGCCGTAACCACCGTGGTGGCCTCCAGCCTGCTGGAGAGGGACGGCAAGCTCAGCCCCGGCCACCTGCAGAACGGCAGCCTGGCCGGCGGGGTGGCCATTGGCGTGGTGGCCGACATGGCCATGCCACCAGTGGCCGCTcttgccctgggcagcctctcgGCCGTGGTGTGCGTCCTCGGCTTCAGGTTCCTCACCCCGCTCCTGGGGAGGAAACTCACGCTCCACGACCAGTGCGGCATCCACAACCTCCACGGCTTGCCCGGCATCCTCGGCGCCGCAGCCAGCGTCGTGGCCGTCCTGGTGGCGTCCAAGGACACGTCCGGGTCCCAACCCTCTCAGCTGTCTCCC GCGCTGTGCCAGGCAGCGGGGCTGGCGGTGGCCATCGGTGCCTCGCTGCTCGCCGGGCTGCTCACCGGTGCCGCCCTCcggctgccctgcctggcccgGCCGCCCGAGCGGCTCTGCTTCGATGACTCGCTGTATTTTAAGATCCAGGATCAGGCTGAGAGCCCGGGGCCAGACAGCAGCGCTGAGGAAGGAGCCCTGGCTCTGAAGGAGCAGGTTTAG
- the SOX18 gene encoding transcription factor SOX-18, protein MNISESNYCREEISQPRGDCSWVTAAVPAAEPGLAFPRPPGAASPASRTPSPEPGFAFGPGPGGAAPGAAPSRTPSPEPGYGYSPPAGRPEGKAAEDSRIRRPMNAFMVWAKDERKRLAQQNPDLHNAVLSKMLGQSWKALSASDKRPFVEEAERLRIQHLQDHPNYKYRPRRKKQAKKIKRMEPNILLHNLSQPCSDNFSMSHHGGSQPGHPQPPPLNHFRELHSMGSDIENYGLPTPEMSPLDVLEQTEPAFFPPHMQDDCNMMPFRGYHHHHQMEFPQEKCMGRDVAVPYTQTPSHLADAMRTPHPSSLYYNQMCSGTQNGLSAHLGQLSPPPEAHHMESVDHLNQTELWTDVDRNEFDQYLNMSRTRPEASGLPYHVSLSKVTPRSISCEESSLISALSDASSAVYYSPCITG, encoded by the exons ATGAATATATCTGAGTCTAACTACTGCCGAGAGGAGATATCGCAACCCCGGGGCGACTGTTCATGGGTCACCGCCGCCGTGCCGGCCGCTGAGCCCGGGCTCGCCTTCCCGCGCCCCCCGGGAGCCGCCTCCCCCGCCAGCCGCACGCCCAGCCCCGAGCCCGGCTTCGCCttcggccccggccccggcggcgcggccccCGGCGCGGCCCCCAGCCGCACGCCCAGCCCCGAGCCGGGCTATGGATACAGCCCCCCGGCCGGCCGCCCCGAGGGCAAGGCCGCCGAGGATTCCCGCATCCGCCGGCCCATGAACGCCTTCATGGTCTGGGCGAAGGATGAGCGCAAGCGGCTGGCGCAGCAGAACCCCGACCTGCACAACGCCGTGCTCAGCAAGATGCTGG GCCAATCGTGGAAAGCGCTGAGCGCCAGCGACAAGCGTCCCTTCGTGGAAGAGGCAGAGCGACTGCGcatccagcacctccaggaTCACCCCAACTACAAATACCGCCCAAGGAGAAAGAAGCAAGCCAAGAAAATCAAGCGGATGGAACCCAATATCCTCCTGCATAACCTTTCCCAGCCTTGCAGTGACAACTTCAGCATGAGTCACCATGGCGGCAGCCAGCCGGGCCACCCCCAGCCTCCCCCACTTAACCACTTCAGAGAACTCCACTCCATGGGGTCGGATATTGAAAACTATGGCTTGCCAACTCCTGAGATGTCTCCCTTGGATGTCTTGGAACAGACCGAGCCGGCGTTTTTCCCTCCGCACATGCAGGATGACTGCAACATGATGCCCTTTCGCGGCTACCACCACCATCACCAGATGGAGTTTCCCCAGGAGAAGTGCATGGGGCGGGACGTGGCCGTGCCCTACACGCAGACCCCCTCACACTTGGCCGACGCCATGAGGACTCCCCATCCCTCCAGCCTTTACTACAACCAGATGTGCTCGGGAACTCAGAACGGGCTTTCCGCCCACCTGGGCCAGCTGTCGCCCCCGCCTGAAGCCCACCACATGGAGAGCGTGGATCACTTGAACCAAACCGAGCTCTGGACAGACGTTGACCGCAATGAGTTTGACCAGTATTTGAACATGAGCAGGACTCGTCCCGAAGCCTCGGGCCTCCCTTACCATGTCTCCCTGTCCAAAGTGACTCCTAGAAGCATCTCCTGCGAGGAGAGCAGTTTGATATCTGCCCTGTCCGATGCCAGCAGTGCTGTTTACTATAGCCCCTGCATCACCGGTTAG